Proteins co-encoded in one Bradyrhizobium sp. 170 genomic window:
- a CDS encoding thioesterase family protein — protein sequence MNAPLRPDATPRLEDFPYRLSDNVRFADLDPNQHVNNAVYATYFETGRVTLMKNRSYGLMPEGLGWIMVRIDIHFRAELHWPGKIELGLGVAKFGRTSVSFDQVVFSEGKCIASARAITVLIDETTRKPAPLTPELKAKFAPWIRRGVDPG from the coding sequence GTGAACGCCCCCTTGCGTCCCGACGCGACCCCGCGTCTGGAAGATTTCCCCTATCGCCTGTCGGACAATGTGAGATTTGCCGACCTCGATCCCAACCAGCACGTCAACAACGCGGTCTACGCGACCTATTTCGAAACCGGCCGCGTCACGCTGATGAAGAACCGCAGCTACGGGCTGATGCCGGAAGGGCTCGGCTGGATCATGGTGCGGATCGATATCCATTTCCGCGCCGAGTTGCACTGGCCGGGCAAGATCGAATTGGGGCTCGGCGTCGCCAAGTTCGGCCGCACCTCGGTGAGCTTCGATCAGGTGGTGTTTTCCGAAGGCAAATGCATAGCATCAGCGCGCGCGATCACCGTCCTGATCGACGAGACCACGCGCAAGCCGGCGCCGCTGACACCTGAGCTGAAGGCGAAATTTGCGCCGTGGATCCGCCGCGGCGTGGACCCCGGATGA
- a CDS encoding CocE/NonD family hydrolase: MRRAALLLLAFAGAALQPAAAADYHREDLRIPMEAAGPRGLEAMLLRPSGTRRYPLALISHGTPREGSARAPMSPYRSYRQALEFARRGFAALVFMRRGYGDSGGQYAESSGPCGQREYLRAAWQSASDLRAAIEAMRSRTDVSTNGMIAVGVSAGGFASLALTADPPPGLAAAINFAGGRGSRADNDVCDEDALVRAFATLGKTSRIPTLWIYAQNDKFFGPELVRRMHTAFTGAGAQAQFVDFPPHGDDGHSLFSRGIALWTPAVDSFLRDQNLGTRDIAAMPPPSPIPPPPQLRDKGRAGFADYLSASPHRAFAVSPKGAFAFRGGRRSTREAAEAALAACAEYAADCTLYAVDDLLAETANTGSR, translated from the coding sequence ATGAGGCGTGCCGCGCTGCTTCTTCTTGCGTTCGCCGGCGCCGCGCTACAGCCTGCCGCGGCGGCGGACTATCATCGCGAGGACCTGCGTATTCCGATGGAGGCCGCGGGCCCGCGCGGACTTGAAGCGATGCTGCTGCGGCCGTCGGGCACGCGCCGCTATCCACTCGCCTTGATCAGCCACGGCACACCACGCGAAGGGTCGGCGCGGGCGCCGATGTCGCCGTATCGATCCTATCGGCAAGCCCTCGAATTCGCCCGCCGGGGCTTTGCGGCACTGGTCTTCATGCGCAGAGGCTACGGCGATTCCGGCGGCCAATATGCCGAAAGCAGCGGCCCATGCGGCCAGCGCGAATATTTGCGGGCGGCATGGCAGTCGGCCAGCGATCTGCGCGCGGCGATCGAGGCCATGCGTAGCCGGACCGACGTTTCGACCAACGGCATGATCGCGGTCGGCGTCTCCGCCGGCGGCTTCGCGTCGTTGGCGCTGACCGCCGATCCGCCGCCGGGACTCGCCGCCGCGATCAACTTCGCCGGCGGCCGCGGTTCGCGCGCCGACAATGACGTCTGCGACGAGGATGCGCTGGTTCGCGCTTTCGCCACGCTGGGCAAGACGTCAAGGATTCCGACGCTGTGGATCTACGCGCAGAACGACAAGTTCTTCGGGCCCGAACTGGTACGCCGAATGCACACCGCCTTTACCGGCGCCGGCGCGCAAGCCCAATTCGTCGATTTCCCGCCCCATGGCGATGACGGCCATTCGCTGTTTTCGCGCGGGATAGCGCTCTGGACGCCCGCGGTGGATAGCTTCCTGCGCGATCAAAATCTGGGAACGCGCGATATCGCCGCGATGCCGCCGCCATCGCCAATACCGCCGCCGCCGCAATTGCGCGACAAGGGGCGCGCAGGCTTTGCGGATTATCTCTCCGCCAGCCCGCATCGGGCCTTTGCCGTCTCGCCAAAAGGAGCTTTCGCTTTCCGCGGCGGGCGCCGGTCGACGCGCGAAGCGGCGGAGGCTGCCCTCGCCGCCTGTGCGGAGTACGCGGCCGATTGCACGCTATATGCGGTCGACGACCTTCTCGCGGAGACCGCCAACACCGGATCGCGCTGA
- a CDS encoding 2Fe-2S iron-sulfur cluster-binding protein: protein MAKIHFVDHTGEKRTIEVENGATVMEAAIRNAIPGIEAECGGACACATCHVYVDEAWREKVGAPTPMEEDMLDFGFDVRPNSRLSCQIKVSDDLDGLVVSTPERQA from the coding sequence ATGGCCAAAATCCACTTTGTCGACCATACCGGCGAAAAACGAACCATTGAAGTCGAGAACGGCGCGACCGTGATGGAAGCCGCGATTCGCAACGCCATTCCCGGCATCGAAGCCGAATGCGGCGGCGCCTGCGCCTGTGCGACCTGCCACGTCTATGTCGATGAAGCCTGGCGCGAGAAGGTCGGCGCTCCGACCCCGATGGAAGAAGACATGCTGGATTTCGGTTTCGACGTGCGGCCGAACTCGCGCCTGTCGTGCCAGATCAAGGTGAGCGACGACCTCGACGGCCTCGTGGTATCGACGCCGGAACGGCAGGCCTGA
- a CDS encoding Hpt domain-containing protein has product MPLHLERIEWMPSPPLAPDDGPIDFEHLNRMTLGDAGLEQEVLAMFVAQSARLVGTLTAMPADASALAHTLKGSARAIGAFAVADAAAGLEAAIARGFDASAAVAELGEAVAEARAAIEAVLRRS; this is encoded by the coding sequence ATGCCGCTTCATCTCGAACGGATAGAATGGATGCCATCGCCGCCGCTGGCTCCCGATGACGGGCCGATCGATTTCGAACATCTCAACCGCATGACGCTCGGCGATGCCGGCCTCGAGCAGGAGGTGTTGGCGATGTTCGTGGCCCAGTCGGCAAGACTGGTGGGCACGCTCACTGCCATGCCTGCGGATGCCAGCGCACTGGCGCATACGCTCAAGGGCTCGGCCCGCGCGATCGGCGCTTTTGCCGTCGCCGATGCCGCAGCCGGGCTGGAGGCGGCCATCGCCAGAGGCTTCGATGCGTCCGCTGCGGTCGCCGAACTCGGCGAGGCAGTTGCAGAGGCGCGGGCGGCGATCGAGGCGGTTCTGCGCCGTTCCTGA
- a CDS encoding negative regulator of septation ring formation, with protein sequence MANNPKKVKDPTEVALSAIQEALNISDTTVDSSRNSLGGELPPPSMPAAPAYSETPFDTRGSAERQVFDPIEEPRSPRRAANDDRETIGQILQAIQKNQPARSVYTLASVFGGVWVIGCGLLTVSFLPALQAAIGQSGGVLVLAGLAALFFAPVLLFYFLASLAWRGQEMRMIAQSMAQVAIRFSEPEGAAADSMVTVGQAIRREVAAMGDGVERAIARAGELETLVANEVAALERAYSDNEVRIRALLQDIAHQRDNLVGQAEQVRSAISGVQIDLRHDIALISDAIASRVDEVAKSITGALEERGQHITSALSHAGDNMILALGERGGDLLDRLEEASAETTRAVLDASERLTTSLNFKTGHVHDEFVDLADRVHEMLNERIDRITGEFEQRSSTIVDGISDRTEQVHDSLKNSSDSLLLELELRSGDLVSKIDDAGNRLASRILTSGDKASDALDVTVNTLVAKVISQTENAHDSLALQMSAYDELVKNQGSELAEKFARDSGTLGALITRHISEFDRTVKTFGGEIVERMGARTQEISDSLKNYVDTFDTRLVANSGEITASLDQRLLQFETTLGTRVSNLDTSLENKLKWFDETVDGRLQSLETTFDTRAKSVTETIDNRLSTLTGSLTDGAAQAIQSIDQRLTLLTSSLTEGTAQAIAAVDHRIANVTETLDGRSAYLTDTIQARFQEIHQGIETRVGDIASGLETRVGGIASGIETRVGDLASGMETRVGAIAGDIDTRVAQFEDLLGSRIEAVAGRIESSGRQASEDLMSRAEMLSSGIKSHVEDAERSLTNLVVNTAETIQTGARTAQQALLTVSSDVGAQLKLTSAEVEAALTAVGTGAATSILTSAQDAQTTLVSASSEAASQIKSLAADVERTLSAAGDATAASVLSGAREAQTTLVTASADAASHVKSLAADVERSLSIAGTATAEAVTAGAREAQSTLVAASTEAATQVKSLAADVQRSLSIAGTTTAEAITAGAREAQSTLMNASAEASSQVKSLAADVERSLSMAGNATAESITTGAREAQNTLITASTEAANHVKSLAIDVERTLTAVGADTAASILGTAREAQSSFSATSADAANQIKAIAADMERSLGVVTASTTDTIQTSAQNAQSALVAATNEVSTKVKSTSADIERSVLAASSNFGSTMTGKTDEIVTYVQQQTDRLAQIVDSRRGSLVEALSTRTTQLTTDIDRVTADALKSIESRGQAFSQSMSTHGSEVARTITSAGDLATGAVAKSLKDLEQSSRSAIDQSRQVSIAAVTEMQETSKILRTDTVALFERLREGNILLQEVLTGAHDNLNSLERALVTRVADFVSAMNDVTARNGIATQTLEDQLTVFNSKTTKALEDLGALSSEFEKHGKELVDAAGVVEQANRTTSTSVADRKSQLESLVTTIDLRTTDLDQRLSRFTGLLDESLAAAEERARDIARVVAETAGAGSAAISRQFEAVRTAAENERQQTLNAMNDLYQQSNHETDAMFKESTEKFGAMVQSMKQMAAEMHNELEATRNELRRGVLEMPQEAADNTAQMRKVIVDQIEALAELNRIVAHHGRGLDVVTSGRASVQRQEEPVAMAAASGGRNEVRMRDAGSASTLPPPDLGMPAARRAEAPPVSPASQDAGRGDGWLSDLLHRTDNAGGGGREAPRGRPPQTPANPLESLSLDIGRLMDRNLASEMWDRYQRGESKAFTKRLYTPAGQKAFDEVARKYRADRGFKQTVDRYIAEFERLLDEVAREDRGPQALRGHLTSETGLVYTLLAHAAGRLG encoded by the coding sequence ATGGCGAACAATCCCAAGAAGGTCAAAGATCCCACTGAAGTCGCGCTCTCCGCCATTCAGGAAGCGCTCAACATCAGCGATACGACCGTCGACAGCAGCCGAAATTCGCTCGGCGGCGAACTCCCGCCGCCTTCCATGCCCGCCGCGCCCGCCTATTCCGAAACGCCGTTCGACACGCGCGGAAGCGCGGAGCGACAGGTGTTCGATCCGATCGAAGAGCCGCGCAGCCCCCGCCGTGCCGCCAATGACGATCGCGAAACCATCGGACAGATCCTGCAGGCGATCCAGAAGAACCAACCTGCCCGCAGCGTCTACACGCTTGCCTCCGTGTTTGGCGGCGTCTGGGTGATCGGTTGCGGCCTGCTGACCGTGAGCTTCCTGCCCGCGCTGCAGGCGGCGATCGGACAGAGCGGCGGCGTGCTGGTGCTCGCCGGCCTTGCCGCGTTGTTCTTTGCGCCGGTGCTGTTGTTCTATTTCCTCGCCAGCCTCGCCTGGCGTGGCCAGGAAATGCGGATGATCGCGCAATCGATGGCGCAGGTCGCGATCCGCTTCTCCGAGCCCGAGGGAGCCGCCGCCGATTCGATGGTGACCGTCGGGCAAGCGATTCGACGCGAAGTCGCCGCGATGGGCGACGGCGTCGAGCGCGCGATCGCGCGCGCCGGCGAACTGGAAACACTCGTCGCCAATGAAGTCGCAGCCCTCGAGCGCGCCTATTCCGACAACGAGGTGCGGATCCGCGCGCTGCTGCAGGACATCGCCCATCAGCGCGACAACCTGGTCGGCCAGGCCGAGCAGGTTCGCAGCGCCATTTCCGGCGTTCAGATCGACCTGCGCCACGACATCGCGCTGATCTCGGACGCGATCGCCTCGCGTGTCGACGAGGTCGCCAAAAGCATCACCGGCGCGCTGGAAGAGCGCGGCCAGCACATCACGAGCGCGCTCAGCCATGCCGGCGACAACATGATCCTCGCGCTCGGCGAGCGCGGCGGCGACCTGCTCGACCGCCTGGAAGAAGCCAGCGCCGAGACCACGCGCGCCGTGCTCGACGCCTCCGAGCGGCTGACCACCAGCCTCAACTTCAAGACCGGCCACGTCCACGACGAGTTCGTCGATCTCGCCGATCGCGTCCACGAGATGCTGAACGAACGTATCGACCGCATCACCGGCGAATTCGAGCAGCGTTCCTCGACCATCGTCGACGGCATCTCCGACCGCACCGAGCAGGTCCACGACTCCCTGAAGAATTCCTCCGACTCCCTGCTGCTCGAACTCGAACTGCGCTCAGGCGATCTCGTCAGCAAGATCGACGATGCCGGCAACCGCCTCGCGAGCCGCATCCTCACCTCCGGCGACAAGGCCAGCGACGCGCTCGACGTGACCGTGAACACGCTGGTCGCCAAGGTGATCAGCCAGACCGAAAACGCGCACGACAGCCTCGCACTGCAGATGAGCGCCTATGACGAACTGGTGAAGAACCAGGGCAGCGAACTTGCTGAAAAATTCGCCCGCGACAGCGGCACGCTCGGCGCGCTGATCACGCGCCACATCTCCGAGTTCGATCGCACCGTCAAAACCTTCGGCGGCGAGATCGTCGAGCGCATGGGCGCGCGGACCCAGGAGATCAGCGACAGCCTGAAGAATTACGTCGACACTTTCGACACTCGCCTGGTTGCGAACAGCGGCGAGATCACCGCCTCCCTCGATCAGCGCCTGCTGCAGTTCGAAACCACGCTCGGCACCCGCGTCAGCAACCTCGATACGTCGCTCGAAAACAAACTCAAATGGTTCGATGAGACCGTCGACGGCCGTCTGCAATCACTGGAGACGACGTTCGACACCCGCGCCAAGTCTGTCACCGAGACCATCGACAACCGCCTCAGCACCCTGACGGGCTCGCTGACCGACGGCGCGGCGCAGGCGATCCAGTCGATTGACCAGCGGCTTACCCTCCTCACCTCTTCGCTGACCGAGGGCACCGCGCAGGCGATTGCAGCGGTCGACCATCGTATTGCCAACGTCACCGAAACCCTCGACGGCCGCAGCGCCTATCTGACCGACACCATCCAGGCGCGGTTCCAGGAAATTCATCAGGGCATTGAGACGCGAGTTGGCGACATCGCCAGTGGACTCGAGACGCGGGTCGGCGGCATCGCCAGCGGCATCGAGACCCGGGTCGGTGACCTCGCCAGTGGCATGGAGACGCGGGTCGGCGCCATCGCCGGCGACATCGACACCCGCGTGGCGCAATTCGAGGATCTGCTCGGTTCGCGCATCGAGGCCGTGGCCGGCCGGATCGAAAGCAGCGGCCGCCAGGCCAGCGAAGACCTGATGTCGCGCGCCGAAATGCTGTCCTCCGGCATCAAGTCGCATGTCGAGGACGCCGAGCGTTCGCTGACAAATCTCGTCGTCAACACCGCAGAGACCATCCAGACCGGCGCGCGCACCGCGCAGCAGGCGCTGCTGACGGTTTCCTCCGATGTCGGCGCACAACTCAAACTGACCTCGGCCGAGGTCGAAGCCGCCCTCACCGCCGTCGGCACCGGCGCGGCCACTTCGATCCTCACCAGCGCCCAGGATGCCCAGACCACGCTGGTGTCGGCCTCCTCCGAGGCAGCTTCGCAGATCAAGTCTCTCGCCGCCGACGTCGAGCGCACGCTCTCGGCCGCAGGCGACGCCACGGCCGCCTCCGTCCTGTCAGGGGCGCGCGAGGCGCAGACCACGCTGGTGACCGCATCCGCGGACGCGGCAAGCCACGTCAAGTCGCTCGCCGCCGACGTCGAGCGTTCGCTGTCGATCGCAGGAACGGCGACCGCCGAGGCCGTCACCGCCGGCGCACGCGAAGCCCAGAGCACGCTGGTCGCTGCGTCTACGGAAGCCGCCACTCAGGTCAAGTCGCTCGCAGCCGACGTTCAGCGTTCGCTCTCGATCGCCGGAACGACGACCGCCGAGGCGATCACGGCGGGCGCCCGCGAGGCCCAGAGCACCCTCATGAATGCGTCTGCCGAAGCATCGAGCCAGGTCAAGTCGCTCGCCGCCGACGTGGAGCGTTCGCTCTCGATGGCCGGCAATGCCACCGCCGAGTCGATCACGACGGGCGCGCGCGAAGCGCAGAACACGCTGATCACGGCGTCGACCGAAGCCGCCAACCACGTCAAGTCGCTGGCGATCGATGTCGAACGCACGCTGACCGCGGTCGGCGCCGATACCGCCGCCTCCATCCTTGGCACCGCGCGCGAAGCCCAGAGCTCGTTTTCCGCGACCTCCGCCGACGCCGCGAACCAGATCAAGGCGATCGCCGCCGATATGGAGCGTTCGCTCGGCGTCGTCACCGCCAGCACCACCGACACCATCCAGACATCAGCGCAGAACGCGCAGAGCGCGCTGGTCGCCGCAACGAACGAAGTCAGCACCAAGGTCAAATCGACCTCCGCCGATATCGAGCGTTCGGTGCTCGCCGCGAGCAGCAATTTCGGCTCGACGATGACCGGCAAGACCGACGAAATCGTCACCTACGTTCAGCAGCAGACCGACCGTCTGGCGCAGATCGTCGACAGCCGCCGCGGTTCGCTGGTCGAGGCGCTCTCCACCAGGACCACGCAACTGACGACCGACATCGACCGCGTCACCGCCGACGCGTTGAAATCGATCGAGAGCCGCGGCCAGGCCTTCTCGCAATCGATGTCGACCCACGGTTCGGAAGTCGCGCGCACGATCACGTCCGCAGGCGACCTCGCCACCGGCGCGGTGGCCAAGTCGCTGAAGGACCTCGAGCAGTCCTCGCGTTCGGCCATCGACCAGTCGCGTCAGGTTTCGATCGCCGCCGTCACCGAAATGCAGGAGACCAGCAAGATCCTGCGCACCGACACGGTGGCGCTGTTCGAACGGCTGCGTGAAGGCAACATCCTGCTGCAGGAAGTGCTGACCGGCGCCCACGACAATCTCAACTCGCTGGAGCGCGCGCTGGTGACCCGCGTGGCCGACTTCGTGTCCGCCATGAACGACGTCACCGCCCGCAATGGCATCGCCACGCAGACCCTGGAAGACCAGCTCACCGTCTTCAACAGCAAGACCACGAAGGCGTTGGAGGATCTCGGCGCGCTGTCGAGCGAGTTCGAGAAGCACGGCAAGGAGCTGGTCGACGCAGCCGGCGTGGTCGAACAGGCCAACCGTACCACCTCGACCTCGGTCGCCGACCGCAAGTCGCAGCTTGAATCGCTGGTGACCACCATCGACCTGCGCACCACCGACCTCGACCAGCGGCTGTCGCGTTTCACCGGTCTGCTCGACGAATCGCTCGCCGCGGCCGAAGAGCGCGCCCGCGATATCGCGCGCGTGGTCGCGGAAACCGCGGGCGCCGGATCGGCTGCGATCAGCCGCCAGTTCGAAGCGGTGCGCACCGCGGCCGAAAACGAGCGGCAGCAGACCCTCAATGCGATGAACGACCTGTACCAGCAGAGCAACCATGAGACGGATGCGATGTTCAAGGAGTCGACCGAGAAGTTCGGTGCGATGGTGCAGTCCATGAAGCAGATGGCGGCCGAGATGCATAACGAGCTCGAGGCAACCCGCAACGAGCTGCGCCGCGGCGTGCTCGAGATGCCGCAGGAGGCCGCCGACAACACCGCGCAGATGCGCAAGGTGATCGTCGACCAGATCGAGGCGCTCGCCGAGCTCAACCGGATCGTCGCCCATCATGGCCGCGGCCTCGACGTCGTGACCTCCGGTCGTGCCAGCGTGCAGCGCCAGGAAGAGCCCGTCGCGATGGCAGCCGCCTCCGGCGGCCGCAACGAGGTGCGCATGCGCGACGCCGGCAGCGCATCGACGCTGCCGCCGCCGGATCTGGGTATGCCCGCCGCGCGCCGCGCCGAAGCCCCGCCGGTCTCGCCGGCAAGCCAGGATGCTGGACGCGGCGACGGATGGCTGTCCGACCTGCTCCACCGCACCGATAACGCCGGCGGTGGCGGACGCGAAGCGCCGCGTGGCCGCCCGCCGCAGACCCCCGCCAATCCGCTGGAGTCGCTGTCGCTCGACATCGGCCGGCTGATGGATCGCAACCTCGCCTCCGAAATGTGGGACCGCTACCAGCGCGGCGAGAGCAAGGCGTTCACCAAACGGCTCTACACGCCGGCCGGCCAGAAGGCGTTCGACGAAGTCGCGCGCAAATACCGCGCCGACCGCGGCTTCAAGCAGACGGTCGACCGCTATATCGCCGAGTTCGAACGGCTCCTCGACGAAGTCGCGCGCGAGGATCGCGGACCGCAGGCGCTGCGCGGCCACCTCACCTCGGAAACGGGGCTGGTCTACACCCTGCTCGCGCACGCGGCGGGGCGGCTAGGGTAA
- a CDS encoding MlaD family protein, with the protein METRANYVLIGAFTLAVIAAAFGFVLWFQSLHTTKQRSPIRIVFEGPASGLRNGGSVNFNGIRIGEVVSVKLDNPRRVVALAMVENNAPIRKDTLVGLEFQGLTGVAAISLKGGEENAAAVPLDEDGVPMLTADPSALQDVTESIRATLQNVNRIVADNQESVKNSLRNLETFTAALARNSEKIDNVMLRVDGVMGKADSLMLGLNTVAGGAAGGELNLMVKSIRELAEDFDKRSGALMADGRRTLSDISRAVNNFDRNPTRVIFGGSNNSAPAAEAAPPRPAPAANAARPAPSGQKRQ; encoded by the coding sequence ATGGAAACGCGGGCGAATTACGTCCTGATCGGGGCCTTCACGCTGGCGGTGATCGCCGCCGCGTTCGGCTTCGTGCTGTGGTTTCAGAGCCTGCATACCACCAAGCAGCGCAGTCCGATCCGCATCGTGTTCGAAGGCCCGGCGTCCGGCCTGCGCAACGGTGGTAGTGTCAACTTTAACGGTATCCGGATAGGGGAGGTTGTGTCGGTCAAGCTCGACAACCCGCGGCGGGTGGTCGCACTGGCGATGGTTGAGAACAACGCCCCGATCCGCAAGGACACGCTCGTCGGCCTCGAATTCCAGGGACTGACCGGCGTCGCGGCGATCTCGCTGAAGGGCGGCGAGGAAAACGCGGCTGCCGTGCCGCTCGACGAGGACGGCGTTCCGATGCTGACAGCCGATCCGAGCGCGCTGCAGGACGTGACGGAGTCCATCCGCGCCACGCTGCAGAACGTCAACCGGATCGTTGCCGACAACCAGGAATCCGTGAAGAACTCGCTGCGGAATCTCGAAACCTTCACGGCCGCACTCGCGCGCAACTCCGAGAAGATCGACAACGTCATGCTTCGGGTCGATGGCGTGATGGGCAAGGCCGACAGTCTGATGCTCGGGCTGAACACCGTCGCGGGCGGCGCCGCCGGCGGCGAATTGAATTTAATGGTGAAGTCGATCCGCGAACTCGCCGAGGATTTCGACAAGCGGTCCGGCGCGCTGATGGCCGACGGCCGCCGCACCCTTTCCGACATCAGCCGCGCCGTGAACAATTTCGACCGCAACCCGACCCGGGTGATCTTCGGCGGAAGCAACAACTCCGCGCCGGCGGCGGAGGCGGCACCACCCAGACCGGCGCCCGCGGCGAACGCGGCTAGGCCGGCGCCGAGCGGACAGAAGCGGCAGTAG
- a CDS encoding ABC transporter ATP-binding protein — MAGEISDAIIRVRDITVQFGKTRVLDGLNLDVKRGEILGFVGPSGAGKSVLTRTIIGLVPKVAGRIEVFGVDLDAASAAERRGVERRWGILFQQGALFSSLTVRQNIQFPVREYLKVSQRLLDEIMVAKLGMVGLRPEVADRYPSELSGGMIKRVALARALALDPELVFLDEPTSGLDPIGAGDFDELVRTLQRTLGLTVFMVTHDLDSLYTACDRIAVLGNGKIIAAGSIADMQASLHPWLRQYFHGKRARAVIG; from the coding sequence ATGGCGGGCGAAATTTCCGACGCCATCATCCGGGTTCGCGACATCACCGTGCAGTTCGGCAAGACGCGCGTGCTCGACGGGCTCAACCTCGACGTCAAGCGCGGCGAGATTTTGGGATTTGTCGGTCCCTCGGGCGCCGGAAAATCGGTGCTGACGCGGACCATTATTGGCCTGGTGCCGAAGGTCGCCGGACGTATCGAAGTGTTCGGCGTCGACCTTGATGCAGCGAGTGCAGCGGAGCGCCGCGGCGTCGAGCGCCGCTGGGGCATCCTGTTTCAGCAAGGCGCGCTGTTCTCCTCGCTCACGGTGCGGCAGAACATCCAGTTTCCGGTGCGCGAATATCTCAAGGTCTCGCAGCGGCTGCTCGACGAGATCATGGTGGCCAAGCTCGGCATGGTCGGCCTGCGGCCCGAGGTCGCCGACCGCTATCCGTCCGAACTCTCCGGCGGCATGATCAAGCGCGTGGCGCTGGCGCGCGCGCTCGCGCTCGATCCCGAACTGGTGTTCCTGGACGAGCCCACTTCCGGCCTCGATCCGATCGGCGCCGGGGATTTTGACGAGCTGGTGCGCACCCTGCAGCGTACTTTGGGCCTGACGGTTTTCATGGTAACCCATGATCTCGACAGCCTTTATACGGCCTGCGACCGCATCGCGGTTTTAGGGAACGGTAAGATCATTGCAGCAGGATCGATTGCCGACATGCAGGCCTCGCTGCATCCCTGGCTGAGGCAATATTTTCACGGCAAGCGCGCTCGCGCGGTCATAGGCTAG
- a CDS encoding ABC transporter permease codes for MSGNPTLERIARGNALALCATGSWTARFAPMLERMVTEAEKLGGTRPNIFIDVSQVSKLDTFGAWLIERLRRSLTKGGVETQIAGLSANYASLVDEVRRVKAEPIVETDRVTITGMLEQIGRSVAGVGGTLIGLIEMLGAVLAAAGHVLIRPRGFRLTSTVHHLEQVCWRAVPIVVLITFLIGCIISQQGIFHFRKFGADIFVVDMLGVLVLREIGVLLVAIMVAGRSGSAYTAELGSMKMREEIDALRTMGFDPIEVLILPRMLALVLALPILAFLGAMAALYGGGLVAWLYGGVEPEAFLLRLRDAISIDHFIVGIIKAPVMAAVIGIVACVEGLAVQGSAESLGQHTTSSVVKGIFFVIVMDGVFAIFFASIGM; via the coding sequence GTGAGCGGCAACCCGACATTGGAGCGGATAGCCAGGGGCAACGCGCTGGCGCTGTGCGCGACCGGCTCGTGGACGGCCCGCTTTGCGCCGATGCTGGAACGAATGGTCACTGAGGCCGAGAAGCTCGGCGGCACCCGGCCCAACATCTTCATCGATGTCTCGCAGGTGTCAAAACTCGACACGTTCGGCGCATGGCTGATCGAACGGCTGCGGCGAAGCCTGACCAAGGGCGGCGTCGAGACCCAGATCGCCGGGCTCTCGGCCAATTATGCGAGCCTGGTCGACGAGGTGCGCCGCGTGAAGGCCGAGCCGATCGTCGAAACCGACAGGGTGACGATCACGGGCATGCTGGAGCAGATCGGCCGCAGCGTGGCCGGCGTCGGCGGCACCTTGATCGGGCTGATCGAGATGCTGGGCGCGGTGCTCGCCGCAGCCGGCCATGTCCTCATTCGCCCGCGCGGCTTCCGCCTGACCTCGACTGTCCATCATCTAGAGCAGGTGTGCTGGCGCGCGGTGCCGATCGTGGTGCTGATCACATTCCTGATCGGCTGCATCATCTCGCAGCAGGGCATTTTCCATTTCCGCAAATTCGGCGCCGACATCTTCGTGGTCGACATGCTGGGCGTGCTGGTGCTCCGCGAAATCGGCGTGCTGCTGGTGGCGATCATGGTGGCGGGGCGCTCGGGCTCGGCCTACACCGCCGAACTCGGCTCGATGAAGATGCGCGAGGAGATCGACGCGCTGCGCACCATGGGTTTTGACCCGATCGAGGTCCTGATCCTGCCGCGGATGCTGGCGCTGGTGCTGGCGCTGCCGATCCTGGCGTTTCTGGGCGCGATGGCAGCCCTTTACGGCGGCGGGCTGGTGGCGTGGCTTTACGGCGGCGTCGAGCCCGAAGCGTTCCTGCTGCGGCTGCGCGACGCCATCTCGATCGACCACTTCATCGTCGGCATCATCAAGGCGCCGGTGATGGCGGCCGTTATCGGCATCGTCGCCTGTGTCGAGGGACTGGCCGTGCAGGGCAGCGCCGAGTCGCTCGGCCAGCACACGACATCCTCGGTGGTGAAGGGAATCTTCTTCGTGATCGTGATGGACGGCGTGTTCGCCATCTTCTTCGCATCGATCGGAATGTGA